A genomic region of Chitinimonas arctica contains the following coding sequences:
- a CDS encoding Crp/Fnr family transcriptional regulator, whose protein sequence is MIDPPNPRDNHLLAALPEAEWLRWLPELEAVEMSLGQVLYESGSRMSHVYFPTTAIVSMLYVMENGAPAEIAVVGNEGVVGVSLFMGGESTPSRAEVQSAGLGFRLRARIMKEEFDRAGPVLNLLLRYTQALITQISQTAVCNRHHSLDNQLCRSLLLSLDRLQGDELVMTQKLLANMLGVRREGVTEAALKLQSAGLIRYARGHISVLDRLGLEARSCECYAVVKREYDRLLPNELAM, encoded by the coding sequence ATGATCGACCCGCCCAACCCCAGGGATAACCATCTGCTGGCTGCTCTACCCGAAGCCGAATGGCTGCGCTGGCTGCCGGAGCTGGAAGCGGTCGAAATGTCGCTAGGCCAGGTACTGTACGAATCCGGTAGCAGGATGAGCCATGTGTACTTTCCCACTACCGCCATCGTCTCCATGCTGTACGTGATGGAAAACGGCGCGCCGGCAGAAATCGCGGTGGTCGGGAACGAGGGAGTGGTAGGGGTCTCGCTCTTCATGGGTGGGGAATCCACCCCCAGCCGGGCGGAGGTGCAAAGCGCAGGCTTGGGGTTCAGGCTGCGAGCCCGGATCATGAAGGAAGAATTCGACCGGGCCGGCCCGGTACTGAATCTCTTGCTGCGCTATACCCAGGCGCTGATTACCCAGATATCGCAAACCGCGGTATGTAATCGGCACCACTCGCTCGACAATCAGTTGTGCCGCTCTCTACTGCTCAGCCTGGATCGTCTGCAGGGTGACGAATTGGTGATGACCCAGAAGCTGCTCGCCAACATGCTGGGGGTACGGCGGGAGGGCGTCACCGAGGCCGCACTCAAGCTGCAGAGCGCGGGGTTGATACGCTACGCGCGCGGCCATATTTCGGTACTCGATCGGCTGGGTCTGGAGGCGCGCAGCTGCGAGTGCTACGCGGTGGTCAAAAGAGAGTATGACCGCCTGCTGCCGAATGAATTGGCGATGTAA
- a CDS encoding type I secretion system permease/ATPase, giving the protein MTEPQQAEPGQLEPAAESASAVLDSGLLGLVMLARFHAIAAEPAQLAHEYGSGQPFDETRILLAAKQLGLKARAVNARLDRLDRLPLPALAEDVNGGYFIIARLSDDQVLIQDPRVGRPETLSRDALLVRWSGRLLCFASRASLAGELARFDFTWFIPAVVKYRKLLGEVLLVSFVLQLLALLTPLFFQVVMDKVLVHRGFSTLDVIAVGLLVVSVFEVLLTGLRGWLFSHTTNRIDVELGAKLFRHLLNLPLAYFQARRVGDSVARVRELENIRQFLTGNAITLLMDLLFSVVFIAVMFYYSGWLTLIVLLSLPCYALLSFMITPLLRARLDTKFARGAENQSFLVEAVSGVETIKSMAVEPRVIERWDNQLAAYVAASFRVGQLGNIANQVVSLIGKLVTVATLWLGARLVMDGELSVGQLIAFNMLAGRVAGPIMRLAQLWQDFQQTGISMQRLGDILNTRTEVGQVSRAALPAIEGAIEFEQVGFRYRPDGPEILCGISLRIAPGEVIGIVGRSGSGKSTLTKLVQRLYVPERGRVLVDGVDLALADPVWLRRQVGVVLQENLLFNRSLRDNIALADPGMPMEAVIHVAKLAGAHEFILELPEGYDTMIGEHGTGLSGGQRQRIAIARALATNPRILILDEATSALDYESERIIRDNMRAISQGRTVIVIAHRLSTVRMADRIIAVDKGQIVEEGTHASLVDKPQGYYAHLHSLQQG; this is encoded by the coding sequence ATGACCGAACCCCAACAGGCCGAACCGGGCCAGCTTGAACCCGCCGCCGAATCCGCTTCGGCTGTCCTGGACAGTGGCCTGCTTGGCTTGGTGATGCTGGCGCGCTTCCATGCCATCGCCGCCGAACCGGCGCAATTGGCGCACGAGTACGGCAGTGGCCAGCCTTTTGACGAAACCCGCATTCTGTTGGCGGCCAAGCAACTGGGTTTGAAGGCGCGTGCAGTCAATGCCCGGCTGGATCGCCTGGATCGGCTGCCCTTGCCGGCCCTGGCAGAGGATGTGAACGGCGGCTATTTCATCATCGCCCGCCTGAGCGACGATCAGGTATTGATCCAGGACCCGCGTGTAGGCCGTCCCGAGACGCTTAGCCGCGACGCGCTGCTGGTACGTTGGAGCGGCCGCCTGCTCTGTTTCGCCTCGCGCGCGTCGCTGGCCGGCGAGCTGGCCCGATTCGACTTCACCTGGTTTATTCCCGCGGTGGTCAAATACCGCAAGCTGCTGGGCGAGGTGTTGCTGGTCTCGTTCGTGCTGCAATTGCTGGCCCTGCTGACACCGCTGTTCTTCCAGGTGGTGATGGACAAGGTGCTGGTGCACCGGGGCTTCTCCACGCTGGACGTGATTGCCGTGGGCTTATTGGTGGTGTCGGTTTTCGAGGTACTGCTGACCGGTCTGCGCGGCTGGCTGTTCTCGCACACCACCAATCGCATCGACGTGGAGTTGGGTGCCAAGCTGTTTCGCCATCTGCTCAATCTGCCGCTGGCTTATTTCCAGGCCCGCCGGGTCGGCGACTCGGTGGCGCGGGTGCGCGAACTGGAGAATATCCGCCAATTCCTCACCGGCAATGCCATCACCCTGCTGATGGACCTGCTGTTCTCGGTAGTTTTTATCGCCGTGATGTTCTACTACAGCGGTTGGCTGACCCTGATCGTGCTGCTCAGCCTGCCTTGTTACGCCTTGCTGTCCTTTATGATCACGCCGCTTTTGCGGGCCCGGCTGGATACCAAGTTCGCCCGTGGCGCCGAAAACCAGTCCTTTCTGGTGGAAGCGGTCAGCGGCGTGGAAACCATCAAGTCCATGGCGGTCGAGCCGCGTGTGATCGAACGCTGGGACAACCAGCTGGCCGCTTATGTGGCCGCCAGTTTCCGGGTCGGCCAGCTGGGCAATATCGCCAATCAGGTGGTTTCGCTGATCGGTAAGCTGGTTACCGTGGCCACCTTGTGGCTGGGCGCCCGCCTGGTGATGGACGGCGAGTTGAGCGTGGGCCAGTTGATTGCCTTCAATATGCTGGCCGGCCGGGTGGCGGGGCCCATCATGCGCTTGGCGCAGCTGTGGCAGGATTTCCAGCAGACCGGTATTTCCATGCAAAGGCTGGGCGATATCCTCAATACCCGGACCGAAGTCGGCCAGGTCAGCCGGGCGGCATTGCCCGCCATCGAGGGCGCCATCGAGTTCGAACAGGTTGGTTTCCGCTACCGGCCGGATGGCCCGGAAATCCTCTGCGGCATCTCGCTGCGCATTGCCCCGGGCGAAGTGATCGGCATTGTCGGCCGCTCCGGCTCCGGCAAGAGCACCCTGACCAAGCTGGTGCAGCGCTTGTATGTGCCGGAACGGGGGAGGGTGCTGGTGGACGGGGTGGACCTGGCACTGGCCGATCCGGTCTGGCTGCGCCGCCAGGTCGGCGTGGTGCTGCAGGAGAACCTGCTGTTCAACCGCTCCCTGCGCGACAACATCGCCCTGGCCGATCCCGGCATGCCGATGGAAGCAGTGATCCACGTGGCCAAATTGGCCGGCGCGCACGAATTTATCCTGGAGCTGCCGGAAGGCTACGACACCATGATAGGCGAGCACGGCACCGGCCTGTCCGGCGGCCAGCGGCAACGGATCGCCATTGCGCGGGCGTTGGCCACCAATCCGCGCATCCTGATCCTGGACGAGGCCACCAGTGCCCTGGACTACGAGTCGGAGCGGATCATTCGCGACAATATGCGCGCCATCAGCCAGGGCCGCACGGTGATCGTCATCGCCCACCGCCTATCCACGGTACGCATGGCCGACCGCATTATCGCGGTGGACAAGGGCCAGATCGTCGAAGAAGGCACCCATGCCAGCCTGGTCGATAAACCACAGGGCTACTACGCCCATTTGCACAGCTTGCAGCAGGGATAA
- the fabI gene encoding enoyl-ACP reductase FabI, which produces MTQLLQGKKGLVIGIANKHSIAWGCAKAFTAAGAELAVTWLNEKAEPHVAPLAEEIGAGIRMQLDVEIPGQDAAVFDAIAERWGKLDFVLHSIAFAPKDDLHGRVVDSSREGFARAMDISCHSFLRVARLAEPLMADGGTLLTMSYLGAEEVIPDYGLMGPVKAALESSVRYLAAELGPKGIRVSAVSPGPLATRAASGIAHFDELLANAAARAPLRRLVDIDDVGALCAFLVSGGARMITGDTLYVDGGYHILG; this is translated from the coding sequence ATGACACAACTGTTGCAGGGCAAGAAAGGCCTGGTCATCGGCATCGCCAACAAGCACAGTATTGCTTGGGGATGTGCCAAGGCCTTCACGGCGGCTGGCGCCGAGCTGGCGGTGACATGGCTTAACGAAAAAGCCGAACCCCATGTGGCGCCGCTGGCGGAGGAGATCGGCGCCGGCATCCGCATGCAGCTGGATGTGGAGATACCGGGCCAGGATGCGGCAGTCTTCGACGCCATTGCCGAGCGCTGGGGCAAGCTCGATTTCGTATTGCATTCCATCGCCTTTGCGCCCAAGGATGACTTGCACGGACGGGTAGTGGACAGTTCACGCGAAGGGTTTGCGCGGGCGATGGATATTTCCTGCCATTCCTTCCTGCGCGTGGCACGGCTGGCGGAACCCTTGATGGCCGATGGCGGCACCCTGCTGACGATGAGCTATCTCGGCGCCGAAGAAGTGATACCCGACTATGGCCTAATGGGCCCGGTCAAGGCTGCGCTGGAATCAAGCGTACGCTACCTTGCCGCTGAGCTGGGGCCCAAGGGCATCCGCGTCAGTGCCGTCTCTCCCGGGCCGCTGGCGACGCGGGCAGCCTCGGGTATTGCCCATTTCGACGAACTGCTGGCTAACGCAGCCGCTCGCGCACCGCTGCGGCGCCTGGTCGACATCGACGACGTCGGTGCGCTGTGCGCCTTTCTGGTGAGTGGCGGCGCACGCATGATCACTGGCGACACGCTCTATGTCGACGGCGGTTACCATATTCTGGGATAG
- a CDS encoding bifunctional enoyl-CoA hydratase/phosphate acetyltransferase: MHDTPTQAATKTSTHESLGMVYNRVFDEIAIGDHASMERTLTTEDITLFAVLSGDVNPQHIDAEFAASTRFHGVIAHGMLGGALISALLGTRLPGPGTIYLGQTLKFHAPVRVGDTLTVRVEVITRHEAKQRLILACSCTNQAGVVVISGEAEVLAPTEPISRPRTTLPEVRLTVGNEGLNKLLDHVLPLGPIRAAVVHPCSSPSLSAVLDARTAGLIDPVLVAPRAKLVALAAELGASLEGVAIEDVPHSHAAAARAVELALLGEVRILIKGSLHTDELMQAVVADSGGLRTERRMSHCFLMQTPAYPRPFIITDAAINIAPTLSQKADIVRNAVDLAHAIGVAIPRVAILAAVETVNPHMPATLDAAALCKMADRGQITGAILDGPLAFDNAVSVAAARIKGIQSDVAGQADILVVPDLESGNMLAKQLEYLGGAASAGIVMGARVPIVLTSRADSRESRIASIAVASLLAHGHTGSKP; this comes from the coding sequence ATGCACGACACCCCTACGCAAGCTGCTACAAAGACATCCACCCATGAGTCCTTGGGCATGGTGTACAACCGGGTCTTCGACGAAATCGCGATCGGTGACCATGCCAGTATGGAACGCACCCTGACCACCGAGGACATTACGCTGTTCGCGGTACTGTCCGGCGATGTGAATCCACAGCATATCGATGCCGAATTCGCTGCTTCGACGCGTTTCCACGGCGTCATTGCACACGGTATGCTGGGTGGTGCGCTGATCTCCGCGCTATTGGGCACGCGGCTGCCAGGTCCCGGCACCATCTACCTGGGCCAGACACTCAAGTTCCACGCTCCGGTACGAGTTGGCGACACGCTTACCGTCCGGGTCGAAGTGATTACACGCCATGAGGCAAAACAGCGGCTGATACTCGCCTGTAGCTGTACCAACCAAGCCGGCGTGGTGGTGATTTCCGGCGAAGCCGAAGTGCTGGCCCCCACGGAGCCTATATCCAGGCCGCGTACTACCTTGCCCGAGGTGCGATTGACGGTCGGCAACGAAGGGCTGAACAAGCTGTTGGATCATGTCCTGCCGCTGGGCCCCATCCGTGCCGCTGTAGTCCACCCCTGCAGCAGCCCGTCGCTGTCGGCCGTGCTGGATGCGCGCACAGCCGGCTTGATCGATCCGGTACTGGTGGCGCCGCGGGCAAAGCTTGTCGCGCTGGCCGCCGAGCTGGGCGCGAGCCTCGAGGGTGTCGCTATCGAGGATGTGCCGCATAGCCACGCCGCGGCGGCCCGCGCGGTCGAATTGGCTTTGCTGGGCGAAGTGAGGATATTGATCAAAGGCAGCTTGCACACCGATGAGCTGATGCAGGCGGTCGTTGCGGATAGCGGGGGCTTGCGGACCGAGCGACGCATGAGCCATTGCTTCCTGATGCAGACCCCGGCCTACCCTCGGCCCTTTATCATCACGGATGCCGCCATCAATATCGCACCGACCCTTAGCCAAAAGGCGGATATCGTGCGCAATGCCGTGGATCTGGCCCATGCGATCGGCGTGGCGATACCGCGCGTGGCCATACTGGCTGCCGTGGAGACGGTGAATCCGCATATGCCCGCCACGCTGGATGCGGCCGCGCTATGCAAGATGGCCGACCGGGGCCAGATCACCGGCGCCATACTCGATGGCCCGCTGGCTTTCGACAACGCGGTTTCCGTTGCCGCTGCCCGCATCAAGGGCATTCAATCCGATGTGGCCGGCCAGGCGGACATATTGGTCGTTCCGGATCTGGAGAGCGGCAATATGCTCGCCAAACAGCTTGAATATCTCGGTGGCGCCGCCAGTGCCGGTATTGTCATGGGGGCACGCGTGCCCATCGTCCTGACCAGCCGCGCGGATTCGCGCGAGTCGCGCATTGCCTCCATCGCCGTGGCCTCGCTGCTGGCACACGGCCATACCGGGAGCAAGCCGTGA
- a CDS encoding acetate/propionate family kinase: MSGVILVLNCGSSSIKFALFDAATDIARTPRLHGKVDGVTEPEATLTSQGYSQALILGREQPYHHALTHIISHVERYLADERLVAVAHRVVHGGTRYTSPVLVDAAVLADLRSYIPLAPLHQPFALEAMEILLSLDPVPPQIACFDTAFHHTLPDVERMLPLPWSAWERGLRRYGFHGLSYEYQSIVLAERYGDAARGRTIIAHLGSGASLCAMQNLRSVATTMGFSALDGLMMGTRCGALDPGALLYLMEIDKLSPAELGRQLYHESGLLGVSGHSADPRALLEVENSNAQARAALALYIRRIVREIGALVAVLGGLEMLVFTAGVGEHNATIRQRICQGFAYLGLAIDDEANGQHAYLVSTSDSRVKVAVEPSNEEWVAACKAANMLPHLSG, encoded by the coding sequence GTGAGCGGCGTCATCCTCGTGCTTAACTGCGGCTCATCCAGCATCAAGTTCGCGCTGTTCGATGCCGCTACCGACATAGCCAGGACGCCGCGTTTGCATGGCAAGGTCGATGGCGTGACCGAGCCCGAGGCGACTCTGACAAGCCAAGGCTACTCCCAAGCGCTTATCCTCGGCCGTGAACAACCCTATCACCACGCGCTGACCCATATCATTTCGCATGTCGAGCGATATCTGGCGGACGAACGCCTTGTTGCCGTCGCCCATCGCGTTGTGCACGGCGGTACACGCTATACCTCGCCCGTATTGGTCGATGCTGCCGTGTTGGCCGATCTGCGCAGCTATATTCCCCTTGCGCCGCTGCATCAGCCCTTCGCGCTGGAGGCGATGGAAATCCTCTTGTCCCTTGATCCGGTGCCACCTCAGATCGCGTGCTTCGACACGGCTTTCCACCACACACTGCCGGATGTCGAGCGCATGCTCCCGCTGCCCTGGTCGGCTTGGGAGCGCGGCTTGCGCCGCTACGGATTCCACGGCCTCTCCTATGAATATCAGTCCATCGTTCTCGCTGAACGCTATGGCGATGCGGCGCGTGGCCGTACGATCATTGCCCACCTGGGCAGTGGTGCCAGCCTGTGCGCCATGCAGAACCTACGAAGCGTGGCGACCACCATGGGCTTCTCGGCACTTGACGGGCTGATGATGGGAACGCGCTGTGGCGCGCTTGATCCGGGCGCTTTGCTCTACCTGATGGAAATCGACAAACTGAGCCCGGCCGAGCTTGGCCGCCAGCTTTATCACGAATCCGGGCTGCTCGGTGTATCGGGCCACTCCGCCGATCCGCGCGCGCTGCTGGAAGTCGAAAACAGCAACGCACAAGCACGTGCTGCGCTGGCACTGTATATACGCCGTATCGTGCGGGAGATCGGCGCCCTGGTTGCCGTATTGGGCGGCCTGGAGATGCTGGTATTCACCGCGGGGGTCGGTGAGCACAATGCCACCATTCGTCAACGAATCTGCCAGGGCTTTGCCTACCTAGGGCTTGCCATCGATGATGAAGCGAATGGTCAGCATGCCTACCTTGTTTCGACATCCGATAGCCGGGTAAAGGTCGCGGTAGAGCCAAGCAATGAAGAATGGGTAGCGGCCTGTAAAGCCGCAAACATGCTCCCGCATTTGTCGGGATGA
- a CDS encoding methyl-accepting chemotaxis protein produces MFARWLDNLLLWHKFMILGVLGLLLVGPPLYLYVHNTNVAIAASLLEQDGNVPGKTSLLLLQQMQMHRGLSGVFLGANLMAEKRQAKQAEVDATLALLEKQLLSAGQGVNQRLIQVQADWRAVSGGVSNRSLSVAQSFQQHTALCLSVLKLLEGVADSYGLSLDPDADTYYLMRTVYFDAPPITEALGQARGKGAGILATRQIDPDTRAMMHGLLANASSLNAQLSNTLGKAFAANTALKPELGALLAEADKSASAAIELANTKVASAADLDYPATDYIGSFTRTIDGEFSLVGTSLKQLDRLIQQRIADQRQTRNLLTGVVMLIAALASLMAWRIALSVLRPMTAALAAVETIAGGDLCKPIAVGGRSEAGKMLTALQAMQTQLRATIGSVLANADAVAVAARQMAGSSHEVSLASARQSESSASMAAAVEQLTVSISHVSNNAGEAEKSATDAEGQARDGAKVIQIAASNIRGVAAELRGTAEVITELGAQSQQISGIVEVIREVANQTNLLALNAAIEAARAGEAGRGFAVVADEVRKLSERTSGATKEIGDMISRIQSYTAESVSGMHGAVKLVDEGVKQVNQAAEAIDHISTNATEVESAVDVISCALKEQMSASNQIAVNIEQIAQMSEENNSSALQSDQAAQTLLALAAKMRETILVFRLQ; encoded by the coding sequence ATGTTTGCTAGATGGTTGGACAATTTGCTGTTGTGGCACAAATTCATGATTCTGGGTGTGTTGGGGCTACTGTTGGTCGGTCCACCGCTCTATCTTTATGTCCATAACACCAATGTTGCGATTGCAGCATCGCTGCTTGAGCAGGATGGCAATGTCCCGGGCAAGACATCCTTGCTCCTGTTGCAGCAGATGCAAATGCATCGCGGGCTGTCCGGTGTTTTTTTGGGTGCGAACCTGATGGCCGAGAAGCGGCAGGCCAAGCAGGCCGAGGTCGATGCCACGCTGGCCTTGCTGGAAAAGCAGTTGCTTTCGGCGGGCCAGGGAGTCAACCAACGGCTGATCCAGGTGCAAGCGGACTGGCGCGCCGTGTCAGGGGGAGTGAGCAACCGTTCGCTTTCCGTCGCGCAGAGTTTTCAGCAACACACCGCGCTTTGTCTTTCGGTCCTGAAATTGCTGGAGGGCGTAGCGGATAGCTATGGCCTGTCGCTGGACCCGGATGCGGACACCTATTATCTGATGCGTACGGTCTATTTCGATGCGCCGCCCATAACGGAAGCGCTGGGTCAGGCCCGTGGCAAGGGCGCCGGCATTCTGGCGACCCGGCAGATCGATCCCGATACCCGGGCAATGATGCACGGTCTGCTCGCCAATGCCAGCAGCCTCAACGCACAGTTATCCAACACGCTGGGGAAGGCCTTTGCGGCAAACACGGCGCTCAAGCCGGAACTGGGCGCCTTGCTTGCCGAGGCGGACAAATCCGCCTCGGCGGCGATCGAACTGGCCAATACCAAGGTGGCCAGCGCAGCGGACCTCGACTATCCGGCCACGGACTATATCGGATCCTTTACCCGCACGATCGACGGCGAGTTCAGCTTGGTCGGCACGTCCTTGAAGCAACTCGATCGCCTGATCCAGCAGCGCATCGCCGATCAAAGGCAGACCCGTAACCTATTGACCGGCGTGGTGATGCTGATCGCCGCCCTGGCCAGCCTGATGGCCTGGCGCATCGCGCTCAGTGTGCTGCGGCCGATGACGGCGGCGTTGGCGGCGGTAGAGACGATCGCCGGAGGGGACCTATGCAAGCCGATCGCAGTGGGTGGCCGGAGCGAGGCCGGGAAAATGCTGACGGCTTTGCAAGCCATGCAGACGCAGTTGCGCGCGACGATAGGAAGCGTGTTGGCCAATGCCGATGCGGTGGCGGTGGCGGCGAGACAGATGGCTGGGAGCTCTCACGAAGTCTCCTTGGCTTCGGCCCGGCAAAGCGAATCATCCGCCTCGATGGCCGCGGCCGTCGAGCAGCTTACCGTAAGCATCAGCCATGTCAGCAACAACGCCGGCGAGGCGGAAAAGTCGGCGACCGACGCGGAGGGGCAGGCCCGCGATGGCGCCAAGGTGATTCAGATCGCGGCCAGCAATATCCGTGGTGTGGCGGCGGAGCTGCGCGGCACGGCCGAGGTGATTACCGAGCTGGGCGCCCAGTCGCAGCAGATTTCGGGCATTGTCGAGGTGATCCGCGAGGTGGCCAATCAAACCAATCTGTTGGCGCTCAATGCCGCCATCGAAGCGGCGCGGGCCGGCGAGGCGGGACGCGGCTTCGCGGTCGTGGCGGATGAGGTGCGCAAACTGTCCGAGCGCACCAGCGGAGCGACCAAGGAGATAGGCGATATGATCAGCCGTATCCAGTCGTATACGGCGGAATCGGTGTCGGGTATGCATGGCGCGGTGAAGCTGGTGGATGAGGGGGTCAAGCAGGTCAACCAGGCCGCCGAAGCGATTGATCATATTTCCACCAATGCGACCGAGGTCGAATCCGCGGTCGATGTCATCAGTTGCGCCTTGAAGGAGCAAATGTCCGCCAGCAACCAGATTGCCGTCAACATCGAACAGATTGCACAAATGTCGGAAGAAAATAATTCATCTGCGTTGCAGTCCGACCAAGCCGCCCAGACCCTGCTGGCGCTGGCGGCAAAGATGCGCGAGACCATCCTGGTGTTCCGCCTGCAGTAA
- a CDS encoding substrate-binding periplasmic protein gives MREAIVAGGLACRIGQCLLGLLLLGPAASPVQAEETAAGTKRLTFLDHESNPLQRATAEILTSAYERMSIEVVVEFFPLRRSAAVVNAGQYDGELFRVAGAEKKFPNLRMVPTPLGENDFAAFAVRAEVKPTSWASLQPLRVGAQLGVMQVEKRTQGMNVVFEPTLDSAFKLLKLGQVDVVVASRMTACEHLVRLRGSDAGYAGIREVGVLESVPIYHYLNANHADLIPRLDEELKRLTSNGYIAAVWRKASISGRCER, from the coding sequence ATGAGAGAGGCTATCGTTGCCGGTGGGCTGGCATGCCGCATCGGTCAGTGCTTGCTCGGCCTTTTGTTGCTGGGACCGGCGGCCTCGCCGGTGCAGGCCGAAGAAACGGCCGCCGGTACAAAGCGGCTGACCTTTCTCGACCATGAGTCCAATCCGCTGCAACGGGCCACCGCGGAGATACTGACCAGCGCTTACGAGCGGATGAGTATCGAGGTGGTGGTCGAATTCTTCCCGCTCAGGCGCAGTGCGGCGGTCGTCAATGCCGGCCAATACGACGGCGAGTTGTTCCGGGTGGCCGGCGCGGAAAAGAAGTTTCCCAATCTACGCATGGTACCCACCCCGCTGGGGGAAAACGACTTCGCGGCCTTTGCCGTCAGGGCCGAGGTCAAGCCGACGAGCTGGGCATCGCTGCAACCGTTGCGCGTCGGTGCGCAATTGGGCGTGATGCAGGTCGAGAAGCGGACCCAGGGCATGAACGTGGTGTTCGAACCGACCCTGGATAGCGCCTTCAAGCTGCTGAAGCTGGGGCAGGTCGATGTCGTGGTGGCCTCGCGCATGACCGCGTGCGAGCATCTTGTCCGCCTGCGTGGCAGTGATGCGGGCTACGCCGGCATACGCGAAGTCGGCGTGCTGGAGAGTGTGCCCATCTACCATTACCTCAACGCCAACCATGCCGACTTGATACCGCGCCTCGACGAAGAGCTGAAACGGCTTACCAGCAACGGCTATATCGCGGCTGTCTGGCGCAAGGCAAGCATCTCGGGGCGTTGCGAGCGATAA
- a CDS encoding site-specific integrase — translation MGGIRRGVRAASASSIEITFFYRGERCRERIRLKPTPANLKAAEKYKAAIEDSISKGTFNYLATFPESSKAEKYVERKGQILTVEVFLDAWLERQRKHVKASTFDGYRKIMLNILIPNFGNLKLDALKRATIRGWCHSLECGNKRISNILSPLRIALQEAVDDELIEMNPLYGWSYKRKEAVKEDDDVDPFSPDEQAIILASIDGQFHNLVQFALWTGLRTSEFIALEWGDIDWRRGSFRVSRAKTLAAKDPEVPKTKAGKRDVKLLEPALTALKEQKQHTRLHPSNRVFLNPHTGLPWTGDQQIRSFWTRALTQAKIRYRRPYQTRHTYASMMLSAGESPMWVAQQMGHSDWTMIARVYGRWIPDANPTAGNKALEVFVKTPALRHREAV, via the coding sequence TTGGGTGGAATCAGGCGCGGTGTACGAGCTGCCTCAGCGAGCAGCATCGAAATCACGTTTTTCTATCGTGGAGAACGTTGTAGAGAGAGAATTAGGCTTAAGCCCACCCCCGCTAATCTTAAGGCAGCGGAAAAATACAAGGCCGCAATCGAGGACTCAATTTCAAAAGGAACCTTCAACTATCTAGCAACGTTTCCCGAATCCTCAAAAGCTGAAAAATATGTGGAGCGGAAGGGGCAGATACTGACGGTGGAAGTATTTCTGGATGCGTGGCTTGAGCGTCAAAGAAAGCACGTAAAGGCTAGTACATTCGATGGCTACCGTAAGATAATGCTCAATATTTTGATTCCGAATTTTGGCAATTTAAAGCTTGACGCACTTAAGCGCGCAACAATTAGGGGGTGGTGTCATTCCTTGGAATGCGGAAACAAACGCATTTCCAACATTCTCTCCCCGTTACGCATTGCCCTGCAGGAAGCTGTAGATGATGAGCTGATCGAGATGAATCCGCTTTATGGGTGGTCCTACAAGCGCAAAGAAGCTGTAAAGGAAGATGATGATGTCGATCCTTTCAGTCCCGACGAGCAAGCCATAATTCTGGCAAGCATTGATGGTCAATTCCATAATTTAGTTCAGTTTGCACTGTGGACCGGACTACGAACGTCTGAGTTTATTGCACTGGAATGGGGAGACATTGATTGGCGGCGGGGAAGTTTCCGCGTAAGCCGGGCAAAGACTTTGGCGGCCAAAGATCCGGAAGTGCCCAAGACCAAAGCGGGTAAGCGAGATGTCAAGCTATTGGAGCCGGCGCTTACCGCTTTGAAGGAACAGAAACAACATACTAGATTGCACCCCAGCAATCGTGTCTTTTTGAATCCTCATACAGGGCTGCCATGGACAGGAGATCAACAAATTCGATCCTTTTGGACAAGAGCGCTTACACAGGCCAAGATTCGCTACCGAAGACCGTATCAAACGCGCCACACCTATGCGTCTATGATGCTTTCGGCGGGGGAGTCGCCAATGTGGGTAGCCCAACAAATGGGGCATAGCGATTGGACTATGATTGCGCGCGTATATGGGCGGTGGATACCAGATGCAAATCCAACTGCTGGGAATAAGGCTTTGGAAGTTTTTGTCAAAACGCCAGCATTACGCCACCGTGAAGCCGTATAA